The following DNA comes from Plodia interpunctella isolate USDA-ARS_2022_Savannah chromosome 1, ilPloInte3.2, whole genome shotgun sequence.
TTGAAAGGGTCTTAAACACTTATCTTAGCTTGTTGCATTTGCCATGATGCCTGGAatcaacataaaaaacaaatgtaaattaaaagttttaaagattttgctGTTTTTCAAGCCGGTACGCAGGCTTGAAAAACAGCAAAATCTTCCCCCCAAAATCAACCCTCTTTGTTATGCCAAAGCAGTCTATTTGCTTTTAACCGTTTTTAGTTCACAGACCCTCGAAAAATCTGCCTCAATTTCATGTATCCATtcatagaatttttgaaaacacgGAAATCAATTTcggataatttattttaggataAGTGTTATTCCCGATAGCTCCCCGCCCACGGCGAAAAGTATCCTACGTCGCTCTTCTTTCCGTATATTTTGgaatttgacataaaaattccattttgtttttgggTTATTCCCTTGTCAatgattactttttaaataattgctttcacatataacaatatacattttcagccataaatgtataattacagATTGGTGCTCATAATTTGTGTGTCTTCGTACTTCATATTAATGGGCATCCTGACGCTGTACACCACCTTCAAGGAAAAAGGAATATTTGTAGTTGCTAAGGAAAAAGTGGGCAACAATCATAGAGTCTGGGAAGCTAGCTCCTATGTTAAGAAGTAAGATCAGTTTGTTggtttatctttataattaaaaaatatatgagttCAAtccatttatcaaattattggtccaatattattgcatatgttatataaagatgaaattaaacatatcgtagcgggaaatggggAATTGAACTAGAtgacaaaatgacaaaaatacgaatttgtagtaataaataaattttaccagtcttaggatacgcgataaaagaataattgaaattttacttcgattcctttaaggtcaaaagctagtgttatataaagatgaaattaaacataatatgcATTCATGACATTCACTATATTTATCTTAATCTGTGTCTAATAGGAAGTAATAAGCACATTAAAAAGCTCTTTTTCACAGAGCAACTTAAGAGatgcaaattaataaatttacaatctTTTTTCTTAGACATGACGACAAATACAACTTAGTGTTGGTGATGCGCGACACTAACGGCAAAACTCGCGAGGCTTCCATCAACAAATCCTTCGCCAACTTCATCGACACCAATGGCACAATCGTCCAGCCCCTGGTCATCAATGAAGTCACCAAGATCTACAACTCGCTCTCTGCAGAGAAGAAGGACAAGTGATGTGTGAATGTGAAGTCTCAAATCGTGTTTAAGGTctgacattttattaataaattatgttggAGTAATGATGTTTTTGTTTGGATCCGTTGTTGTTAAAAAGCTATATAATATTGCTTTAGTAATATATGGTCTTCATATATTTGATGAAATAGTATCTATTTACTCATGCCAGACTCGATCCCATTCCATCAGAATAGGTTGACTGGTTTTgccagacagacagataatgGCATTATTATACTATCGGCGAACTCAGACGGATGCCGAAACAAATGAACGTTCACTACGTAGTTTGTATATGAGCTTTTCTAATTAAAggtaaaaatcaatatacGTTGAAACAGTCCGGACCCGTGCTTCATCTAAGTTCCCCAACTGGGTGAAGCACGGGGACTTCGAAGGACCCGTGCTTCAACTGATGACGTTATTGTACAGTGAATCAGTAAATAGTTTTCCCTATATGattcaaaaaaatctaaaccaTTCTTTAATAGgagttaatttatatgtaccCCTAAAGTTCGGTGAACTATTTCGCGATAATATATAGTCGGAATATGATGTACATCGATTCGCCTCGGTATATGGCTGAGTTCGCCAATAGTGTTTAGCTTACTTATAATCGCAAAACGCTAAAAAGcggtcttatttttttaatttcaatatcatatactagatggcgctagcaTATAAAATAGGGCGTGATGTCGAGAAGCGTGAAGTTAGTGATGTGCCGTTGTCTATCTGCtgtcaaaagaaaaatgaCTCACTCGAGTGGGAATCTCGGATCGACGGAACAAAAACTCAGCTGGGTTCGGTCAGTCAGTAGGTCGTGCTTTTACCGGGCATGAGGCGCGCCCGGTTGCGCGTTATAATCATTTACGTACGATTAGCTAACTCATTTAGTTAACAGTAATATAGTGTTATTACacttaaaataaactacaaaTAGTGATGGATCTAAatagtgtataatttaaacaaatttccatacaaatattaggTCTAAACACGCGTGAATTGTAACAGTCCGCTAACGTCCTTGCacattaaatttagtttttgtttattgtaaattacagTTAATG
Coding sequences within:
- the Spase25 gene encoding signal peptidase complex subunit 2, giving the protein MAETPEVVKINKWDGAAAKNAIDDAIREVLTGELKCKESFALIDGRLFLCALAVGVALYALLWDYLYPFPQSRLVLIICVSSYFILMGILTLYTTFKEKGIFVVAKEKVGNNHRVWEASSYVKKHDDKYNLVLVMRDTNGKTREASINKSFANFIDTNGTIVQPLVINEVTKIYNSLSAEKKDK